AGACGTGGACGTGGTCGCGCTGAGCATACTCTCAGGGGCGCACATGACCATCTTTCCCCGCGTCATGGACCTGCTGCGCGAAAGAGGCGTTCAACACGTGCTCCTCACCGGCGGCGGCATCATCCCGAAATCCGACGCCGAGGAGCTCGCGGAAATCGGCGTGGGTAAGCTGTTTGGCCCGGGCACTTCGACGCGGGACATCATCAATTACATCGACGAGGAAGTGGACCGCCGCCGCGTGGCGGACGAGATTTAGGCATGGCGCTGACGCCAGCTCAGCAGGAGGGGCACATGCGAAAATCAGTGATTGCGGCGACCATCGCGGGATTGATGTCCCTGGTATGGGTCGCCATCGGAGAAGCCCAGGTACGCAAGTCCAGCGCGGACCTGGTGCTGATAAACGGCACGGTTTACACGATGAACGCCGAACGGCCCAAGGCGCAGGCCGTGGCCGTCATCGGCAACCGGATCGCCGTCGTGGGCGTCGATGCGGACGTGGAACCCTTCATCGGCCCCGATACCCGGGTGATCGATCTCCAGGGCCGGACCATGGTGCCCGGATTGAAGGAAAGCCACGGCCACCTCATGAGTATCGGCGTCGCGAAGATGACCGT
The sequence above is drawn from the Gemmatimonadota bacterium genome and encodes:
- a CDS encoding cobalamin B12-binding domain-containing protein; amino-acid sequence: MAENIRVLVAKPGLDGHDRGAKVVAAALRDAGMEVIYTGLRQTPEMIVEAAVQEDVDVVALSILSGAHMTIFPRVMDLLRERGVQHVLLTGGGIIPKSDAEELAEIGVGKLFGPGTSTRDIINYIDEEVDRRRVADEI